The following is a genomic window from Myxococcales bacterium.
AAAATTCGGTGAGATAATATTCAACAGCGCCAAAATCTTTACTAATACGATGAAATAACTCGACAAAAGCAGGATCGGATAAAGCGCTTTCTTCAGTCGAAAAACTTAAAGCTTGATGAATTATTTGCGAAAGATTAAGAAAATATCGTTTTTGTGCTTGTGCTAACGCTTGACTCAACAACTGCATAACATTGGGCGATTGTTTTCGAATAAAGGTATGGATCAAACCTTCGTTAAGCACTTCAATAGCTTTATGCTCATCAACAATACTTGTTAGAAGAATTTTTTGAATATTAGGGTTTTTGATCGATTTGCAGAATTCTATGCCGTCGATTCCCGGCATATGATAATCAACCACAACGGTAGAAATCTGCTCAAAACGAGCCTTGTTATACATGATGCGATAAATGTCGCGAACGTTCACGTCGAGAGTTCTATGTTCAAACTCTTCTTCGTCTATCATGCTCACTAAACCATCAGCTACTTCATTCCCATGATATTTTTCATTGATATGCTTTAGCGCCATATGAGGATCGCTATAAAAATTGTAGGTAGTAGTCTCAGCAGGAAGCCCTATCGCCACACTCTTAAGAAATTCTACATTATCATCAATCATTAAAACCGTAGTTGGAAAAAAAAAGCTTGGAATAGATTGTTTTGGCATCGTTCATTTCCTGTTGAGCAAAAAATTCGAAGCCACTGTGTGCTAAAAAGCATGGCTCCATAAAGATTTTCATAAAGCATGCAAAGCCTAGCATGGCCATTTCAACAAGCAAGTCG
Proteins encoded in this region:
- a CDS encoding response regulator, translated to MPKQSIPSFFFPTTVLMIDDNVEFLKSVAIGLPAETTTYNFYSDPHMALKHINEKYHGNEVADGLVSMIDEEEFEHRTLDVNVRDIYRIMYNKARFEQISTVVVDYHMPGIDGIEFCKSIKNPNIQKILLTSIVDEHKAIEVLNEGLIHTFIRKQSPNVMQLLSQALAQAQKRYFLNLSQIIHQALSFSTEESALSDPAFVELFHRISKDFGAVEYYLTEFLGSFVFLDADGNHFGLFTRIKDQIDFYCESKEAENAPAEVISALREGLQILCHHNENSCILPDGRVWEQYLYDALKITGKSDYFCAFGPNMLDVRKENLLSFNEYSSPIGMRLNE